CCCCAACGTCTGGGGGAACTGACCTCGACCGTCCGGACTGCTCACGCGGGCATGCCCGCCGGCGGAGCGTCGGTCCACGACAGGTGCTGGACGAGCCGCGTGATCCGCCAGCCCCGGTCCGACCGAGAGAGCGCGCCGTCCCCGGGATGAGTGACCGGGTCCTCACCGAGCGGCTCGGCGAGTTCGTCGACCTCGGGTTGGTCTCGCGCACGGTGTCGGACGACGGGCCGGTCAGGTACGAACTGACGGAGCGCGGCGCTGCCATGCGGCCGGCGATCACGGAACTCACGCGGTGGGCGGCGCAGAACCTGAGCCCGACCGACGGGGTGTGACCGGGCGCTGCAGCCCTGTCCGGGCACGTCGACCTCGACGGGAGCCGGACACCACGGACGCTGCGCTCCCTGTACAAGTCTTGTACATGTAGTCTCCTCGGCATGCCCGTTTCACCGAAGCGACGCCTCGTCGCCGACGCCCTGCGCGACGCGATCGCGACCGGTCGGTACGCGACGGGCCAGCGCCTCCCCGGCGAGCACGACCTGGCCGAGCGGTTCGCCGTCAGCCGGGGCACCGTCCGCGCCGCGCTCGCCGACCTGGCCGACGAGGAGTACATCGCCATCCACGGCGGCATCGGCTCGGTCGTCACCTTCGACGGTGCCGCGCTCGATCCGCGCAGCGGATGGGCCCGCTCGCTCGAGGCGACCGGGACGGAGGTCGCCGTCCGCGTCCTCCGCATCGCCGCCGTGAGCGCCCCGGCCCTCGCCGCGGAGCTCGGGCTCGACGACGCCGACTTCGTCGCCGTCGACCGCGTCCGCCACGTGGTCGGTGGTCCGGACATCTCCCTGGAACGCAGCCTGGTGCCGCCGGTCGGGAGGCTCGCCCGCGCCGTCGACGAGGGTCTGGTCGACGGGTCGCTCACCGCCACGATCGCGGAGACGGGCCTCGTGCCGGCGCTCGCCGAGCAGTGGGTCGACGTGCTCCCGCTGACGGAGGAGGACGCGGTGCTCCTCCACAGGACGGCGGGGGAGCCGTTCCTCCACAGCCGACGCGTCTCGCGCACGGCCGACGGCACCTTCGTCGAGGCTGTCGACAGCCTGCTCGACCCGAGCCGGTTCCGCATCCACATGACGTTCGGGAGCGCACGATGACGACGACCAGCACCGCCGCCGAGCACGCCCTCGCCGCCTTCCGGGGCCTTGCGATCGGCGACGCGCTCGGCATGCCGACGCAGTCGATGTCGCTCGAGCAGATCCGCGCCGACCACGGGACGATCAGCGGGTTCGTCGATGCCGGGCCGAACCAGCGCATCGCCCACGGCATGCCGGCGGGCAGCATCACCGACGACACCGAGCAGGCCGTCCTCGTCGCCGAGCTGCTCGTGCAGGGGCAGGGTCGGCTGGACCCCGTCGACTTCGCCCGTGCGCTCATCGACTGGGAGCGTGCCATGGCGGC
The sequence above is drawn from the Curtobacterium sp. L6-1 genome and encodes:
- a CDS encoding GntR family transcriptional regulator, producing MPVSPKRRLVADALRDAIATGRYATGQRLPGEHDLAERFAVSRGTVRAALADLADEEYIAIHGGIGSVVTFDGAALDPRSGWARSLEATGTEVAVRVLRIAAVSAPALAAELGLDDADFVAVDRVRHVVGGPDISLERSLVPPVGRLARAVDEGLVDGSLTATIAETGLVPALAEQWVDVLPLTEEDAVLLHRTAGEPFLHSRRVSRTADGTFVEAVDSLLDPSRFRIHMTFGSAR
- a CDS encoding winged helix-turn-helix transcriptional regulator; amino-acid sequence: MLDEPRDPPAPVRPRERAVPGMSDRVLTERLGEFVDLGLVSRTVSDDGPVRYELTERGAAMRPAITELTRWAAQNLSPTDGV